In a genomic window of Seriola aureovittata isolate HTS-2021-v1 ecotype China chromosome 11, ASM2101889v1, whole genome shotgun sequence:
- the stx19 gene encoding syntaxin-19, producing MKDRLEELQQSAQEFSEAASENTNPFSGESDNDDSVVVGVITPQAVLFEEEPIIENFLSEAQQIRDDITVLETEVLKFTQQQKTLVATMRRFSVMKKESSITRDIKLQAESLHRRLDALSKQVQRTEDQQGPTAVTTRIQHSQHAALHLKFQQVMRQYNEGLLTKQERCKYFIIRQLEVSGRDVAEEEVNEMVATGKWEVFNENLLNDARITRSQLSEIEQRHKELLSLENNMKELRDLFMDIFMLVEEQGAYIEHIQTNVERTQDYVAASNEKFKLAARYKKKNPLRQLCCCCCPPWRCCL from the exons ATGAAAGACCGCCTggaagagctgcagcagagcgcTCAAGAGTTTTCTGAGGCAGCAAGTGAGAATACCAATCCTTTCTCAGGAGAGAGTGATAATGATGACTCTGTGGTGGTCGGGGTCATCACGCCACAGGCTGTGTTGTTCGAGGAAGAGCCAATCATTGAGAATTTCTTGTCTGAGGCCCAGCAAATAcgagatgacatcacagtgcTGGAGACAGAG GTCCTTAAGTTCACCCAGCAGCAAAAGACCCTGGTGGCCACCATGCGTCGTTTCAGTGTGATGAAGAAAGAGAGCAGCATAACACGAGACATCAAGCTCCAGGCCGAAAGCCTCCACCGACGTTTAGATGCCCTTTCAAAACAGGTCCAAAGAACTGAGGACCAGCAGGGACCTACAGCTGTTACAACGAGAATACAACACTCCCAGCATGCAGCACTCCACCTCAAGTTCCAGCAG GTAATGCGGCAGTATAATGAAGGTCTGCTGACAAAGCAGGAGCGCTGTAAGTACTTTATTATCCGGCAGCTGGAGGTATCGGGAAGGGatgtggcagaggaggaggtaaaTGAGATGGTCGCCACAGGAAAATGGGAGGTCTTCAACGAGAACCTGCTGAATGATGCCAGAATCACACGGTCACAGCTGTCTGAGATCGAACAGCGACACAAG GAGTTGTTGAGCCTGGAGAACAATATGAAGGAGCTGCGGGACCTGTTCATGGACATTTTCATGCTGGTGGAGGAACAGGGGGCCTACATTGAACACATCCAGACCAATGTAGAGAGGACACAGGACTATGTGGCTGCGTCTAATGAGAAGTTCAAGCTGGCCGCCAGGTATAAGAAGAAGAACCCACTTCgacagctgtgctgctgctgctgccctccctGGAGATGCTGCTTATAG